Proteins from one Amycolatopsis benzoatilytica AK 16/65 genomic window:
- a CDS encoding ABC transporter substrate-binding protein, which translates to MLVAGLALLTTACGNPLAGGGEGGSAGDIIIGASDVGESSLLAQIYAGALRGAGARNVTVRPPVGSREVVVKALQDKSLSVVPDYSGNLLRYFDKNTSATTPEDVYAQLKQKIPAGFEVLAQSPAQDKDLLVVGKALADSGVKTFSDLGPRCQDLVMGGPGQWSSRWKDRIKQLYGCEFKEIRTTDTGGPVTVAALKSGDVQVADLFSTSATIKSNGFVPLVDDKFMFPAQNIVPLVAKGTLTEAETAALNRVSAALTTDQLTELNVQYTDEKRNAKDIAEEFLRRNGLQA; encoded by the coding sequence ATGCTGGTGGCGGGCCTGGCCCTGCTGACGACGGCGTGTGGGAATCCACTGGCCGGCGGCGGTGAGGGCGGCAGCGCCGGGGACATCATCATCGGCGCGTCCGATGTCGGCGAAAGCTCTTTGCTGGCCCAGATTTACGCGGGCGCACTGCGCGGCGCCGGCGCGCGCAACGTGACCGTGCGGCCGCCGGTCGGCAGCCGCGAGGTCGTGGTGAAAGCGTTGCAGGACAAGTCGTTGTCCGTGGTGCCGGACTACAGCGGCAACCTGCTGCGGTACTTCGACAAGAACACCTCGGCGACCACGCCGGAGGACGTGTACGCCCAGCTGAAGCAGAAGATCCCGGCCGGGTTCGAAGTGCTCGCCCAGTCGCCCGCGCAGGACAAGGACTTGCTGGTGGTGGGCAAGGCGCTCGCCGACTCCGGAGTGAAGACGTTCTCCGATCTGGGGCCGCGGTGCCAGGACCTGGTGATGGGCGGGCCGGGGCAGTGGAGCAGCCGGTGGAAGGACCGGATCAAGCAGCTGTACGGCTGCGAGTTCAAGGAAATCCGCACCACCGACACCGGCGGGCCGGTCACCGTCGCCGCGTTGAAATCGGGCGACGTGCAGGTGGCGGACCTGTTCAGCACCTCGGCGACGATCAAGTCCAACGGGTTCGTGCCGCTGGTGGACGACAAGTTCATGTTCCCCGCGCAGAACATCGTGCCGCTGGTCGCGAAGGGCACGTTGACCGAGGCCGAGACGGCCGCGCTGAACCGGGTTTCGGCGGCGCTGACGACTGACCAGCTGACCGAGCTGAACGTGCAGTACACCGACGAGAAGCGCAACGCGAAAGACATCGCGGAGGAGTTCTTGCGGCGCAACGGGTTGCAGGCGTAG